The Pseudomonas entomophila genome segment TCGCTTCGACCGGGAGGTGCGTGGCCTGGCCAGTTTCAGCCACTACTTCGTCGCGCCGCCGCTGGGCGAGCACATGGCGATGACCACCGATGGCACCACCTATGGCTGCACCGTGTTCCTGCGTCATCGCAGCCTGGCGGTGCTGGAGGAGGATATCGCCCGGCTGCAGGCGCTCAACCTGGCCGACGCGTTCGAGTTCGACTAGCCCGCAGGCACTTTGCAACACCCAAACCGGACCGCCCGGGGCCGTCATCGTGGATGACGACCTCGTGGCCCCGCTCAGCCTGAAATTCAGTAGAAAGGGAGTTCACATGAGTTTTGCAACAGATGTGGCCAGAAGCCCTTGCGAGCGCAAGGTACATGACGTGGTGGGCATTGGGTTCGGCCCGTCGAACATTTCGCTGGCCATCGCCCTGCAGGAGTTGGCCCCGGAGCTGTCGGTGGCCTTCGTCGACAGCGCCCCAGGCTTTGCCTGGCATAAAGGCATGTTGTTCAAGAACGCCACCATGCAGGTGTCGTTCCTCAAGGACCTGGTCAGCTTTCGCAACCCGCGCAGCCACTTCACCTTCGTCAACTACCTGCACAGCAAGGGCCGTATCGCGGCGTTCTGCAACAAGAAGGACTTCTTTCCCGGGCGCGTGGAGTTCCATGACTACCTGAGCTGGTGCGCGGCCGAGTTCAGCGAGCAGGTGTTCTATGGCCACCGGGTGCTACGCATCGCCGAAGGCGGTGTGGCGGACGACGGTGCGCCGCTGTTCCGGGTCGAGATGCAGGTCGGCGATACCACCACCTCGCTGCTGACCCGTTCGGTGGTGCATTCGCTGGGGCTGGAGCCGCAGATGCCGGACGATGTCCAGCCCGGTGAGCGCGTCACCCATGTGCATCACCTGCTGGCGCGGCTGCAGGAAGCCAACCTGCCGGCGGACGGCCATTGCGTGGTGGTCGGCGGCGGGCAAAGCGCCGCCGAGGCGGTGGAGTACCTGCTCGAGACCTACCCGGCGTTGCGGGTGACGGCGATTCACGCCCGCTACGGCTACACCCCCGCCGACGACAGCCCGTTCGTCAACGAGATCTTCGATGCCGAGGCCGTGGATGGCTTCCATGCGGCGCCGGCCCATGTGCGCAAGCACGTGCTGCGTACCCATGCCTCCACCAACTATGCCGCGGTCGACCTGGCGCTGATCGAGAAGCTCTATCGGCAATGGTACGACGACGAGGTCAGCGGCCAGCAGCGCCTGACCCTGGAGCGCCTGAGCCGGTTCCAGAAGGTGCAGGTGCAGGGCAATGGGCTGCAGGTGACGTTCGATCGACAGCTGAGCGGCGAAGCGCGCCAGGTCCACTGTGACTACCTGGTGTGCGCCACGGGCTTCCGCCCACGCAACATCGCCGACCTGTTGTGCGCGCCGCTGGCGTCGCGGCTGGTCAAGGAGGAGGGCGGTGCGCAGTTGTCGCGCCATTACCGCCTGGCCTTCAAAGGCGATGCCGCGCCTTTGCTGTATTCCACCGGTGTCGCCGAGGGCTCCCACGGGCTGAGCGCGACGCTGATCTCCAACATGGCCATCCGTGCCGGCGAAATCGTCGGTGACCTGAAGACC includes the following:
- a CDS encoding lysine N(6)-hydroxylase/L-ornithine N(5)-oxygenase family protein; this translates as MSFATDVARSPCERKVHDVVGIGFGPSNISLAIALQELAPELSVAFVDSAPGFAWHKGMLFKNATMQVSFLKDLVSFRNPRSHFTFVNYLHSKGRIAAFCNKKDFFPGRVEFHDYLSWCAAEFSEQVFYGHRVLRIAEGGVADDGAPLFRVEMQVGDTTTSLLTRSVVHSLGLEPQMPDDVQPGERVTHVHHLLARLQEANLPADGHCVVVGGGQSAAEAVEYLLETYPALRVTAIHARYGYTPADDSPFVNEIFDAEAVDGFHAAPAHVRKHVLRTHASTNYAAVDLALIEKLYRQWYDDEVSGQQRLTLERLSRFQKVQVQGNGLQVTFDRQLSGEARQVHCDYLVCATGFRPRNIADLLCAPLASRLVKEEGGAQLSRHYRLAFKGDAAPLLYSTGVAEGSHGLSATLISNMAIRAGEIVGDLKTSLRHRQYEKAV